Proteins from a single region of Mus pahari chromosome 2, PAHARI_EIJ_v1.1, whole genome shotgun sequence:
- the Tril gene encoding TLR4 interactor with leucine rich repeats, with translation MEGVGAVRFWLVVCGCLAFPPRAESVCPERCDCQHPQHLLCTNRGLRAVPKTSSLPSPQDVLIYSLGGNFITNITAFDFHRLGQLRRLDLQYNQIRSLHPKTFEKLSRLEELYLGNNLLQALVPGTLAPLRKLRILYANGNEIGRLSRGSFEGLESLVKLRLDGNVLGALPDAVFAPLGNLLYLHLESNRIRFLGKNAFSQLGKLRFLNLSANELQPSLRHAATFVPLRSLSTLILSANSLQHLGPRIFQHLPRLGLLSLSGNQLTHLAPEAFWGLEALRELRLEGNRLNQLPLTLLEPLHSLEALDLSGNELSALHPATFGHQGRLRELSLRDNALSALSGDIFAASPALYRLDLDGNGWTCDCRLRGLKRWMGNWHSQGRLLTVFVQCRHPPALRGKYLDYLDDQLLQNGSCVDPSPSPTAGSRQWPLPTSSEEGMTPPAGFSQELPLQPQPQPQQRGRLLPGMAWGGAAKDLVGNRSALRLSRRGPGLQHQGPSAAAAPGSAPQSLDLHEKPGRGRPTRANLPQTEPTPTSEPASGTPSARGSWQRAAKQRLASEQQESAVQSVSGVGLPPLVSDPCDFNKFILCNLTVETVSSNSASVRWAVREYRSPRPQGGARFRLLFDRFGQQPKFQRFVYLPERSDSATLHELRGDTPYLVCVEGVLGGRVCPVAPRDHCAGLVTLPEAGGRGGVDYQLLTLVLLAVNALLVLLALAAWGSRWLRRKLRARRKGGAPVHVRHMYSTRRPLRSMGTGVSADFSGFQSHRPRTTVCALSEADLIEFPCDRFMESSGGGTGGSLRREDHLLQRFAD, from the coding sequence ATGGAGGGTGTGGGTGCCGTGCGCTTCTGGCTCGTGGTGTGCGGCTGCTTGGCGTTCCCGCCGCGGGCCGAGTCCGTGTGCCCCGAGCGCTGCGACTGTCAGCACCCCCAACATCTCCTATGCACCAACAGGGGACTTCGCGCGGTACCCAAGACCAGCTCGCTGCCTAGTCCCCAGGACGTGCTCATCTACAGCCTAGGCGGCAACTTCATCACCAACATCACCGCCTTCGACTTCCACCGCCTGGGGCAGCTCAGACGGCTGGATCTGCAGTACAACCAGATCCGTTCTCTCCACCCCAAGACCTTCGAGAAACTCTCGCGACTAGAGGAGCTGTACCTGGGGAACAACCTCTTGCAGGCGCTAGTTCCTGGCACGTTGGCTCCGCTGCGCAAGTTGCGCATCCTTTACGCCAACGGCAACGAGATTGGACGCCTGAGTCGCGGCTCCTTCGAGGGCCTGGAGAGTTTGGTCAAGCTACGGCTGGACGGGAACGTGCTGGGAGCACTACCGGACGCGGTCTTCGCTCCCCTGGGCAACCTGCTCTACCTACATCTGGAATCTAACCGGATCCGTTTTTTGGGCAAGAACGCCTTCAGCCAGCTAGGTAAGCTTCGATTCCTCAATCTCTCTGCCAACGAGCTGCAGCCCTCTCTGCGCCATGCGGCCACCTTTGTCCCTCTGCGCTCCCTCTCTACTCTCATCCTCTCAGCCAACAGCCTACAGCACCTCGGCCCCCGCATCTTCCAGCACCTGCCACGCCTAGGCCTGCTCTCACTCAGTGGCAACCAACTCACGCACCTCGCCCCAGAGGCCTTTTGGGGGCTAGAGGCCCTGCGTGAGCTGCGCCTGGAAGGTAACCGGCTGAACCAGCTTCCCTTGACACTGCTGGAGCCTCTGCACAGCTTGGAGGCACTAGATCTGAGTGGCAATGAGCTTTCTGCTCTGCACCCCGCCACCTTTGGCCACCAGGGCCGGCTCCGTGAGCTCAGCCTGCGCGACAACGCGCTCAGCGCCCTTTCTGGGGACATCTTCGCCGCCAGTCCGGCTCTCTACCGGCTAGATCTAGATGGCAACGGTTGGACCTGCGACTGCCGGTTGCGGGGTCTGAAACGCTGGATGGGCAATTGGCATTCTCAGGGTCGCCTCCTTACGGTCTTCGTGCAGTGTCGCCACCCCCCGGCCCTGCGGGGCAAGTACCTGGATTACCTGGATGACCAACTGCTGCAGAATGGGTCTTGCGTGGATCCCTCACCTTCCCCTACAGCAGGCAGTAGGCAGTGGCCGCTACCCACATCGTCGGAAGAGGGGATGACGCCCCCTGCAGGCTTCTCGCAGGAGCTACCActgcagccgcagccgcagccccAGCAGCGGGGAAGACTTCTACCAGGAATGGCCTGGGGTGGGGCTGCCAAAGACCTGGTGGGCAACCGCAGCGCATTAAGGTTGAGCCGGCGGGGACCAGGCCTGCAGCATCAGGGCCCCTCTGCCGCTGCTGCTCCGGGCTCTGCCCCACAGTCCTTGGACCTGCACGAGAAGCCGGGGCGAGGACGTCCCACCCGAGCCAATCTCCCCCAGACGGAGCCCACCCCGACGTCTGAGCCCGCCTCTGGAACACCATCTGCCAGAGGCAGCTGGCAGCGCGCAGCAAAGCAGCGCCTAGCGTCCGAGCAGCAAGAGAGCGCAGTCCAGTCCGTTAGTGGGGTCGGTTTGCCACCTCTGGTGTCTGACCCCTGTGACTTCAACAAATTCATTCTGTGCAACCTGACGGTAGAGACGGTGAGCTCCAACAGCGCCTCGGTGCGCTGGGCAGTTCGCGAATACCGCAGTCCCCGGCCGCAGGGCGGCGCACGCTTCCGCCTGCTTTTCGACCGCTTTGGCCAGCAGCCCAAGTTCCAGCGCTTCGTCTACTTGCCGGAGCGCAGCGACTCCGCCACGCTGCACGAGCTGCGCGGAGACACCCCCTACCTAGTGTGCGTGGAGGGCGTGCTCGGGGGTCGCGTTTGCCCCGTGGCCCCCCGAGACCACTGCGCAGGGTTGGTAACCCTGCCAGAGGCAGGCGGTCGAGGCGGCGTCGACTACCAGCTCCTGACCTTGGTCTTGCTGGCTGTCAACGCGCTGCTGGTGCTCTTGGCTCTGGCGGCCTGGGGGTCGCGATGGCTACGGAGGAAGCTGCGTGCCAGGCGGAAGGGAGGGGCCCCGGTCCACGTTCGCCACATGTATTCCACCCGACGGCCACTGCGCTCCATGGGCACTGGTGTGTCCGCGGACTTCTCAGGCTTCCAGTCGCACCGTCCCCGCACCACTGTGTGCGCGCTCAGCGAGGCTGACCTCATTGAGTTCCCCTGCGATCGCTTCATGGAAAGCTCCGGCGGTGGGACCGGTGGCAGCTTGAGGCGGGAGGATCACCTCTTGCAAAGATTTGCTGACTAG